Below is a genomic region from Microbacterium galbinum.
CCGACGAAGACGAGGACGAACTAGAGAAGGCCTGACCGCCCCTCTGTTCGACTTCTCCCCCGTATGACCTACGGGGGTTTCGTCGTACCCGGGCGACACGATCTGCGAGGATCGACGCATGCCCCATGTCGTCGCTCTCTACCGTCACCCGATCAAGGGCTTCACTCCGGAGTCGGTCGGGTCCCTGACCGTGCAGGCCGACGGACGGGCCGCGGGAGATCGCGTGCTCGCGTTCCGTTTCGCGGATGCCGCGACACCGGAAGAGCGCGACGGCCTCGAGCACTGGCCGAAGGCGAAGGGTCTCGCCCTGCAGGACTTCCCGGCGCTGGCCGCCCTGCGCACGCACTACGACGACGCCCGTGCACGAGTGCGGATCGAGCACGACGGCGCTGTGCTCGCGGAGGCGGGTCTCGACGACGACGGACGCGCAGAGCTGACGGATGCCGTCACCGCGTTCGTGCGCGCGACGCGGGAGGGTCGACGCCTCGAGCGTCCCGGGCGTCTCCCCCTCGTGCTGGTCGGTGACGGCGAGACCTCGCGCTTCCAGGACCGAGCCCGAGGCTACGTTTCTCTGCACAG
It encodes:
- a CDS encoding MOSC domain-containing protein, whose product is MPHVVALYRHPIKGFTPESVGSLTVQADGRAAGDRVLAFRFADAATPEERDGLEHWPKAKGLALQDFPALAALRTHYDDARARVRIEHDGAVLAEAGLDDDGRAELTDAVTAFVRATREGRRLERPGRLPLVLVGDGETSRFQDRARGYVSLHSRGSAEALGEAVGTGIDDRRFRSNIVIDGVDAWAELDWDGEVRIGDVTLTTEGPIVRCLATHANPDTGERDVKVLTTLTGALGQDEPTLGRLFLPVTPQSDEHAPAGVIRVGDEVHVL